In Vespa crabro chromosome 7, iyVesCrab1.2, whole genome shotgun sequence, a single window of DNA contains:
- the LOC124425551 gene encoding uncharacterized protein LOC124425551 isoform X5, whose amino-acid sequence MALSTNRSNVFRSDVEVSSSSRGFDKVVVKQERPDEAEIRELAAKMVEANKAKMVSAAAAGGGGGGGGGGGGGGGSAQQRGAASQCLSSSQANLPGILGYLNKRPADSTVSKTTGSTATGEGGKTPLDDESQRGRFGWTSFDECHIPYIFRAGEKYCAVRILESKLLNKYLSYLHSDIYSCTCIRSYYITDAESKLFNEINIKHCDNQFGRDQFTCKDLVVRLSDAKEFYTFLDVCYTKLTAGANPNVTGRHKAEKCGFIRINKESVVPYTVKDGLQYVPLFYFEGETENLKLKAEKLEGWDLSYLKFCCKVQGIRNELFASETCSVISLSDIKSYFPPDTGFEDYWPNKVMDSQLLVSSKGGGGGGGWTRQPPTPPVSKTTSVQNNTSKASLNSRAGPLQTILPRGSSATNAAQTQRVSQSRQTPATTHPAHSSPSSLPSGRSSIPSQPMLNVVQGVVNGWSGLVGGQPTFQTALVSQANSLIRTPPPLNMHNISASSKTYTTHQSRSRGGGGGATAQYPGVYPVTTMQAVAQAQPPPLVRATAHTSQPNLGYPTYGKDDWVTTTYTTPSLGVPDAVTARTYPQMIGLSEQVQALMPAPTSASTLLARQQRHTPPVHNTSHAKYPPPLIPVNGSSNNSRDSRGRKALINISETPLSSCQAQPYQVQKALIEDKMVPCINFKPYIYSELLMTLPDFVSNYFPACDINSCRQVLTDVLNIDLYQGNRLQMKMLMEAGKCSSLNEELPLIQVGNIMKYMPQFKYMFNRDDMVMPAPAHSSEDHQPKKRQRTS is encoded by the exons ATGGCGCTTTCCACGAATAGGAGCAACGTCTTCAGATCAGACGTTGAGGTTTCGTCCTCCTCCAGAG GTTTCGATAAAGTTGTCGTTAAACAAGAACGCCCAGATGAAGCGGAGATCCGAGAATTGGCTGCCAAAATGGTGGAAGCGAACAAGGCGAAAATGGTCTCGGCGGCGGcggcaggaggaggaggaggcggaggaggaggaggtggaggtggaggaggatcAGCACAGCAAAGAGGAGCCGCCAGTCAGTGTTTATCTTCGTCGCAGGCTAATCTTCCTGGAATCCTTGGATATTTAAACAAGCGTCCGGCCGATTCAACTGTATCGAAAACAACAGGATCGACGGCTACAGGAGAGGGGGGTAAAACCCCTTTGGACGATGAAAGTCAAAGGGGTAGATTCGGATGGACGAGTTTCGATGAGTGTCACATACCTTACATATTCCGTGCCGGTGAAAAATATTGCGCGGTACGAATCCTAGAGTCTAAGCTGTTGAACAAGTACCTGAGTTACCTGCACTCGGATATCTATAGCTGTACGTGCATAAGAAGTTACTATATTACGGATGCCGAGAGTAAGCTTTTCAACGAGATTAATATCAAGCATTGCGATAATCAATTTGGAAGGGATCAGTTTACGTGCAAGGATCTCGTAGTGAGGTTATCCGATGCTAAAGAATTCTATACATTTTTGGATGTGTGTTATACAAAGTTAACGGCCGGCGCGAATCCGAACGTAACGGGGAGGCACAAGGCCGAGAAGTGTGGTTTCATACGAATAAATAAGGAATCTGTGGTACCTTATACGGTGAAGGACGGTCTCCAATACGTACCCCTATTTTATTTCGAGGGCGAAACGGAGAATTTGAAGTTGAAGGCGGAAAAACTTGAAGGTTGGGACCTTTCGTATTTGAAGTTTTGTTGCAAGGTACAGGGTATAAGAAATGAACTCTTTGCAAGTGAGACATGCTCCGTGATCAGTTTGAGTGATATTAAAAGTTACTTTCCCCCTGATACGGGGTTCGAAGATTATTGGCCGAACAAAGTGATGGACTCTCAGTTGTTAGTGAGTAGCAAGGGTGGTGGGGGCGGTGGCGGATGGACCAGACAACCGCCTACGCCACCGGTGTCGAAGACAACATCCGTACAAAATAATACGAGTAAAGCGAGCCTTAATTCGCGTGCGGGCCCTTTACAGACAATATTACCACGTGGATCTAGTGCTACGAATGCAGCTCAAACGCAACGAGTTAGTCAGTCAAGACAAACTCCTGCTACGACGCATCCCGCTCATTCCTCGCCATCGTCTCTTCCATCTGGGAGATCCAGTATCCCTTCTCAACCGATGTTGAACGTTGTACAGGGTGTAGTCAATGGGTGGTCTGGACTCGTTGGTGGACAACCGACTTTCCAAACTGCTCTTGTCTCTCAGGCTAATTCTCTCATACGTACACCACCTCCATTAAACATGCACAAT ATATCTGCGTCAAGCAAAACCTATACTACTCATCAGTCAAGAAGTAGAGGGGGTGGTGGCGGAGCAACGGCTCAGTACCCTGGAGTTTATCCAGTTACTACTATGCAAGCCGTTGCTCAGGCCCAACCACCCCCTCTTGTAAGAGCAACGGCGCACACCAGTCAACCTAATCTTGG ttATCCAACCTATGGGAAGGATGACTG GGTAACTACGACATATACAACACCTTCCTTGGGTGTTCCTGATGCAGTCACAGCCAGAACGTATCCACAAATGATTGGCTTAAGTGAACAGGTACAAGCCCTTATGCCTGCTCCTACATCAGCATCAACGTTATTAGCACGTCAGCAAAGGCATACACCACCCGTTCACAATACATCCCATGCAAAATATCCACCACCTTTAATACCAGTGAATGGAAGTAGTAATAATTCCAG GGAttcaagaggaagaaaagctttgataaatatatcggAAACGCCTCTGTCTAGTTGCCAAGCGCAACCATATCAAGTCCAAAAGGCATTAATAGAAGACAAAATGGTACCTTGTATCAACTTTAAACCATATATCTACTCTGAATTGTTGATGACACTCCCAGATTTTGTGTCTAATTATTTTCCTGCCTGCGACATTAACAGTTGTAGACAAGTTCTTACGGATGTCTTAAACATAGATTTATACCAAGGGAATAG ACTGCAAATGAAAATGTTGATGGAAGCAGGAAAATGCTCTTCTTTAAACGAAGAATTACCACTAATTCAAGTAGGAAATATTATGAAGTACATGCCTCAGTTTAAGTACATGTTTAACAGAGACGATATGGTGATGCCTGCACCAGCACACTCTTCTGAAGATCACCAACCGAAAAAACGACAACGTACTAGCTAG
- the LOC124425551 gene encoding uncharacterized protein LOC124425551 isoform X2, translating to MRNDFAADVPVASADSSTDAIWLEKRTPSTTSAHDRVSNCFDKVVVKQERPDEAEIRELAAKMVEANKAKMVSAAAAGGGGGGGGGGGGGGGSAQQRGAASQCLSSSQANLPGILGYLNKRPADSTVSKTTGSTATGEGGKTPLDDESQRGRFGWTSFDECHIPYIFRAGEKYCAVRILESKLLNKYLSYLHSDIYSCTCIRSYYITDAESKLFNEINIKHCDNQFGRDQFTCKDLVVRLSDAKEFYTFLDVCYTKLTAGANPNVTGRHKAEKCGFIRINKESVVPYTVKDGLQYVPLFYFEGETENLKLKAEKLEGWDLSYLKFCCKVQGIRNELFASETCSVISLSDIKSYFPPDTGFEDYWPNKVMDSQLLVSSKGGGGGGGWTRQPPTPPVSKTTSVQNNTSKASLNSRAGPLQTILPRGSSATNAAQTQRVSQSRQTPATTHPAHSSPSSLPSGRSSIPSQPMLNVVQGVVNGWSGLVGGQPTFQTALVSQANSLIRTPPPLNMHNISASSKTYTTHQSRSRGGGGGATAQYPGVYPVTTMQAVAQAQPPPLVRATAHTSQPNLGYPTYGKDDWVTTTYTTPSLGVPDAVTARTYPQMIGLSEQVQALMPAPTSASTLLARQQRHTPPVHNTSHAKYPPPLIPVNGSSNNSRDSRGRKALINISETPLSSCQAQPYQVQKALIEDKMVPCINFKPYIYSELLMTLPDFVSNYFPACDINSCRQVLTDVLNIDLYQGNRLQMKMLMEAGKCSSLNEELPLIQVGNIMKYMPQFKYMFNRDDMVMPAPAHSSEDHQPKKRQRTS from the exons ATGAGGAACGACTTCGCTGCGGACGTACCCGTTGCGAGCGCCGACAGCAGCACGGACGCCATATGGCTCGAGAAAAGGACTCCTTCCACGACCAGTGCACACGATCGAGTGTCAAATT GTTTCGATAAAGTTGTCGTTAAACAAGAACGCCCAGATGAAGCGGAGATCCGAGAATTGGCTGCCAAAATGGTGGAAGCGAACAAGGCGAAAATGGTCTCGGCGGCGGcggcaggaggaggaggaggcggaggaggaggaggtggaggtggaggaggatcAGCACAGCAAAGAGGAGCCGCCAGTCAGTGTTTATCTTCGTCGCAGGCTAATCTTCCTGGAATCCTTGGATATTTAAACAAGCGTCCGGCCGATTCAACTGTATCGAAAACAACAGGATCGACGGCTACAGGAGAGGGGGGTAAAACCCCTTTGGACGATGAAAGTCAAAGGGGTAGATTCGGATGGACGAGTTTCGATGAGTGTCACATACCTTACATATTCCGTGCCGGTGAAAAATATTGCGCGGTACGAATCCTAGAGTCTAAGCTGTTGAACAAGTACCTGAGTTACCTGCACTCGGATATCTATAGCTGTACGTGCATAAGAAGTTACTATATTACGGATGCCGAGAGTAAGCTTTTCAACGAGATTAATATCAAGCATTGCGATAATCAATTTGGAAGGGATCAGTTTACGTGCAAGGATCTCGTAGTGAGGTTATCCGATGCTAAAGAATTCTATACATTTTTGGATGTGTGTTATACAAAGTTAACGGCCGGCGCGAATCCGAACGTAACGGGGAGGCACAAGGCCGAGAAGTGTGGTTTCATACGAATAAATAAGGAATCTGTGGTACCTTATACGGTGAAGGACGGTCTCCAATACGTACCCCTATTTTATTTCGAGGGCGAAACGGAGAATTTGAAGTTGAAGGCGGAAAAACTTGAAGGTTGGGACCTTTCGTATTTGAAGTTTTGTTGCAAGGTACAGGGTATAAGAAATGAACTCTTTGCAAGTGAGACATGCTCCGTGATCAGTTTGAGTGATATTAAAAGTTACTTTCCCCCTGATACGGGGTTCGAAGATTATTGGCCGAACAAAGTGATGGACTCTCAGTTGTTAGTGAGTAGCAAGGGTGGTGGGGGCGGTGGCGGATGGACCAGACAACCGCCTACGCCACCGGTGTCGAAGACAACATCCGTACAAAATAATACGAGTAAAGCGAGCCTTAATTCGCGTGCGGGCCCTTTACAGACAATATTACCACGTGGATCTAGTGCTACGAATGCAGCTCAAACGCAACGAGTTAGTCAGTCAAGACAAACTCCTGCTACGACGCATCCCGCTCATTCCTCGCCATCGTCTCTTCCATCTGGGAGATCCAGTATCCCTTCTCAACCGATGTTGAACGTTGTACAGGGTGTAGTCAATGGGTGGTCTGGACTCGTTGGTGGACAACCGACTTTCCAAACTGCTCTTGTCTCTCAGGCTAATTCTCTCATACGTACACCACCTCCATTAAACATGCACAAT ATATCTGCGTCAAGCAAAACCTATACTACTCATCAGTCAAGAAGTAGAGGGGGTGGTGGCGGAGCAACGGCTCAGTACCCTGGAGTTTATCCAGTTACTACTATGCAAGCCGTTGCTCAGGCCCAACCACCCCCTCTTGTAAGAGCAACGGCGCACACCAGTCAACCTAATCTTGG ttATCCAACCTATGGGAAGGATGACTG GGTAACTACGACATATACAACACCTTCCTTGGGTGTTCCTGATGCAGTCACAGCCAGAACGTATCCACAAATGATTGGCTTAAGTGAACAGGTACAAGCCCTTATGCCTGCTCCTACATCAGCATCAACGTTATTAGCACGTCAGCAAAGGCATACACCACCCGTTCACAATACATCCCATGCAAAATATCCACCACCTTTAATACCAGTGAATGGAAGTAGTAATAATTCCAG GGAttcaagaggaagaaaagctttgataaatatatcggAAACGCCTCTGTCTAGTTGCCAAGCGCAACCATATCAAGTCCAAAAGGCATTAATAGAAGACAAAATGGTACCTTGTATCAACTTTAAACCATATATCTACTCTGAATTGTTGATGACACTCCCAGATTTTGTGTCTAATTATTTTCCTGCCTGCGACATTAACAGTTGTAGACAAGTTCTTACGGATGTCTTAAACATAGATTTATACCAAGGGAATAG ACTGCAAATGAAAATGTTGATGGAAGCAGGAAAATGCTCTTCTTTAAACGAAGAATTACCACTAATTCAAGTAGGAAATATTATGAAGTACATGCCTCAGTTTAAGTACATGTTTAACAGAGACGATATGGTGATGCCTGCACCAGCACACTCTTCTGAAGATCACCAACCGAAAAAACGACAACGTACTAGCTAG
- the LOC124425551 gene encoding uncharacterized protein LOC124425551 isoform X1: MAREKDSFHDQCTRSSVKLNWDLMGTTRPWQDEERECYVLCNKGFDKVVVKQERPDEAEIRELAAKMVEANKAKMVSAAAAGGGGGGGGGGGGGGGSAQQRGAASQCLSSSQANLPGILGYLNKRPADSTVSKTTGSTATGEGGKTPLDDESQRGRFGWTSFDECHIPYIFRAGEKYCAVRILESKLLNKYLSYLHSDIYSCTCIRSYYITDAESKLFNEINIKHCDNQFGRDQFTCKDLVVRLSDAKEFYTFLDVCYTKLTAGANPNVTGRHKAEKCGFIRINKESVVPYTVKDGLQYVPLFYFEGETENLKLKAEKLEGWDLSYLKFCCKVQGIRNELFASETCSVISLSDIKSYFPPDTGFEDYWPNKVMDSQLLVSSKGGGGGGGWTRQPPTPPVSKTTSVQNNTSKASLNSRAGPLQTILPRGSSATNAAQTQRVSQSRQTPATTHPAHSSPSSLPSGRSSIPSQPMLNVVQGVVNGWSGLVGGQPTFQTALVSQANSLIRTPPPLNMHNISASSKTYTTHQSRSRGGGGGATAQYPGVYPVTTMQAVAQAQPPPLVRATAHTSQPNLGYPTYGKDDWVTTTYTTPSLGVPDAVTARTYPQMIGLSEQVQALMPAPTSASTLLARQQRHTPPVHNTSHAKYPPPLIPVNGSSNNSRDSRGRKALINISETPLSSCQAQPYQVQKALIEDKMVPCINFKPYIYSELLMTLPDFVSNYFPACDINSCRQVLTDVLNIDLYQGNRLQMKMLMEAGKCSSLNEELPLIQVGNIMKYMPQFKYMFNRDDMVMPAPAHSSEDHQPKKRQRTS, translated from the exons ATGGCTCGAGAAAAGGACTCCTTCCACGACCAGTGCACACGATCGAGTGTCAAATT AAATTGGGATCTAATGGGAACAACGCGGCCTTGGCAAGATGAAGAACGAGAATGCTATGTTCTATGTAAtaaag GTTTCGATAAAGTTGTCGTTAAACAAGAACGCCCAGATGAAGCGGAGATCCGAGAATTGGCTGCCAAAATGGTGGAAGCGAACAAGGCGAAAATGGTCTCGGCGGCGGcggcaggaggaggaggaggcggaggaggaggaggtggaggtggaggaggatcAGCACAGCAAAGAGGAGCCGCCAGTCAGTGTTTATCTTCGTCGCAGGCTAATCTTCCTGGAATCCTTGGATATTTAAACAAGCGTCCGGCCGATTCAACTGTATCGAAAACAACAGGATCGACGGCTACAGGAGAGGGGGGTAAAACCCCTTTGGACGATGAAAGTCAAAGGGGTAGATTCGGATGGACGAGTTTCGATGAGTGTCACATACCTTACATATTCCGTGCCGGTGAAAAATATTGCGCGGTACGAATCCTAGAGTCTAAGCTGTTGAACAAGTACCTGAGTTACCTGCACTCGGATATCTATAGCTGTACGTGCATAAGAAGTTACTATATTACGGATGCCGAGAGTAAGCTTTTCAACGAGATTAATATCAAGCATTGCGATAATCAATTTGGAAGGGATCAGTTTACGTGCAAGGATCTCGTAGTGAGGTTATCCGATGCTAAAGAATTCTATACATTTTTGGATGTGTGTTATACAAAGTTAACGGCCGGCGCGAATCCGAACGTAACGGGGAGGCACAAGGCCGAGAAGTGTGGTTTCATACGAATAAATAAGGAATCTGTGGTACCTTATACGGTGAAGGACGGTCTCCAATACGTACCCCTATTTTATTTCGAGGGCGAAACGGAGAATTTGAAGTTGAAGGCGGAAAAACTTGAAGGTTGGGACCTTTCGTATTTGAAGTTTTGTTGCAAGGTACAGGGTATAAGAAATGAACTCTTTGCAAGTGAGACATGCTCCGTGATCAGTTTGAGTGATATTAAAAGTTACTTTCCCCCTGATACGGGGTTCGAAGATTATTGGCCGAACAAAGTGATGGACTCTCAGTTGTTAGTGAGTAGCAAGGGTGGTGGGGGCGGTGGCGGATGGACCAGACAACCGCCTACGCCACCGGTGTCGAAGACAACATCCGTACAAAATAATACGAGTAAAGCGAGCCTTAATTCGCGTGCGGGCCCTTTACAGACAATATTACCACGTGGATCTAGTGCTACGAATGCAGCTCAAACGCAACGAGTTAGTCAGTCAAGACAAACTCCTGCTACGACGCATCCCGCTCATTCCTCGCCATCGTCTCTTCCATCTGGGAGATCCAGTATCCCTTCTCAACCGATGTTGAACGTTGTACAGGGTGTAGTCAATGGGTGGTCTGGACTCGTTGGTGGACAACCGACTTTCCAAACTGCTCTTGTCTCTCAGGCTAATTCTCTCATACGTACACCACCTCCATTAAACATGCACAAT ATATCTGCGTCAAGCAAAACCTATACTACTCATCAGTCAAGAAGTAGAGGGGGTGGTGGCGGAGCAACGGCTCAGTACCCTGGAGTTTATCCAGTTACTACTATGCAAGCCGTTGCTCAGGCCCAACCACCCCCTCTTGTAAGAGCAACGGCGCACACCAGTCAACCTAATCTTGG ttATCCAACCTATGGGAAGGATGACTG GGTAACTACGACATATACAACACCTTCCTTGGGTGTTCCTGATGCAGTCACAGCCAGAACGTATCCACAAATGATTGGCTTAAGTGAACAGGTACAAGCCCTTATGCCTGCTCCTACATCAGCATCAACGTTATTAGCACGTCAGCAAAGGCATACACCACCCGTTCACAATACATCCCATGCAAAATATCCACCACCTTTAATACCAGTGAATGGAAGTAGTAATAATTCCAG GGAttcaagaggaagaaaagctttgataaatatatcggAAACGCCTCTGTCTAGTTGCCAAGCGCAACCATATCAAGTCCAAAAGGCATTAATAGAAGACAAAATGGTACCTTGTATCAACTTTAAACCATATATCTACTCTGAATTGTTGATGACACTCCCAGATTTTGTGTCTAATTATTTTCCTGCCTGCGACATTAACAGTTGTAGACAAGTTCTTACGGATGTCTTAAACATAGATTTATACCAAGGGAATAG ACTGCAAATGAAAATGTTGATGGAAGCAGGAAAATGCTCTTCTTTAAACGAAGAATTACCACTAATTCAAGTAGGAAATATTATGAAGTACATGCCTCAGTTTAAGTACATGTTTAACAGAGACGATATGGTGATGCCTGCACCAGCACACTCTTCTGAAGATCACCAACCGAAAAAACGACAACGTACTAGCTAG
- the LOC124425551 gene encoding uncharacterized protein LOC124425551 isoform X3, with protein sequence MAREKDSFHDQCTRSSVKLNWDLMGTTRPWQDEERECYVLCNKGFDKVVVKQERPDEAEIRELAAKMVEANKAKMVSAAAAGGGGGGGGGGGGGGGSAQQRGAASQCLSSSQANLPGILGYLNKRPADSTVSKTTGSTATGEGGKTPLDDESQRGRFGWTSFDECHIPYIFRAGEKYCAVRILESKLLNKYLSYLHSDIYSCTCIRSYYITDAESKLFNEINIKHCDNQFGRDQFTCKDLVVRLSDAKEFYTFLDVCYTKLTAGANPNVTGRHKAEKCGFIRINKESVVPYTVKDGLQYVPLFYFEGETENLKLKAEKLEGWDLSYLKFCCKVQGIRNELFASETCSVISLSDIKSYFPPDTGFEDYWPNKVMDSQLLVSSKGGGGGGGWTRQPPTPPVSKTTSVQNNTSKASLNSRAGPLQTILPRGSSATNAAQTQRVSQSRQTPATTHPAHSSPSSLPSGRSSIPSQPMLNVVQGVVNGWSGLVGGQPTFQTALVSQANSLIRTPPPLNMHNISASSKTYTTHQSRSRGGGGGATAQYPGVYPVTTMQAVAQAQPPPLVRATAHTSQPNLGVTTTYTTPSLGVPDAVTARTYPQMIGLSEQVQALMPAPTSASTLLARQQRHTPPVHNTSHAKYPPPLIPVNGSSNNSRDSRGRKALINISETPLSSCQAQPYQVQKALIEDKMVPCINFKPYIYSELLMTLPDFVSNYFPACDINSCRQVLTDVLNIDLYQGNRLQMKMLMEAGKCSSLNEELPLIQVGNIMKYMPQFKYMFNRDDMVMPAPAHSSEDHQPKKRQRTS encoded by the exons ATGGCTCGAGAAAAGGACTCCTTCCACGACCAGTGCACACGATCGAGTGTCAAATT AAATTGGGATCTAATGGGAACAACGCGGCCTTGGCAAGATGAAGAACGAGAATGCTATGTTCTATGTAAtaaag GTTTCGATAAAGTTGTCGTTAAACAAGAACGCCCAGATGAAGCGGAGATCCGAGAATTGGCTGCCAAAATGGTGGAAGCGAACAAGGCGAAAATGGTCTCGGCGGCGGcggcaggaggaggaggaggcggaggaggaggaggtggaggtggaggaggatcAGCACAGCAAAGAGGAGCCGCCAGTCAGTGTTTATCTTCGTCGCAGGCTAATCTTCCTGGAATCCTTGGATATTTAAACAAGCGTCCGGCCGATTCAACTGTATCGAAAACAACAGGATCGACGGCTACAGGAGAGGGGGGTAAAACCCCTTTGGACGATGAAAGTCAAAGGGGTAGATTCGGATGGACGAGTTTCGATGAGTGTCACATACCTTACATATTCCGTGCCGGTGAAAAATATTGCGCGGTACGAATCCTAGAGTCTAAGCTGTTGAACAAGTACCTGAGTTACCTGCACTCGGATATCTATAGCTGTACGTGCATAAGAAGTTACTATATTACGGATGCCGAGAGTAAGCTTTTCAACGAGATTAATATCAAGCATTGCGATAATCAATTTGGAAGGGATCAGTTTACGTGCAAGGATCTCGTAGTGAGGTTATCCGATGCTAAAGAATTCTATACATTTTTGGATGTGTGTTATACAAAGTTAACGGCCGGCGCGAATCCGAACGTAACGGGGAGGCACAAGGCCGAGAAGTGTGGTTTCATACGAATAAATAAGGAATCTGTGGTACCTTATACGGTGAAGGACGGTCTCCAATACGTACCCCTATTTTATTTCGAGGGCGAAACGGAGAATTTGAAGTTGAAGGCGGAAAAACTTGAAGGTTGGGACCTTTCGTATTTGAAGTTTTGTTGCAAGGTACAGGGTATAAGAAATGAACTCTTTGCAAGTGAGACATGCTCCGTGATCAGTTTGAGTGATATTAAAAGTTACTTTCCCCCTGATACGGGGTTCGAAGATTATTGGCCGAACAAAGTGATGGACTCTCAGTTGTTAGTGAGTAGCAAGGGTGGTGGGGGCGGTGGCGGATGGACCAGACAACCGCCTACGCCACCGGTGTCGAAGACAACATCCGTACAAAATAATACGAGTAAAGCGAGCCTTAATTCGCGTGCGGGCCCTTTACAGACAATATTACCACGTGGATCTAGTGCTACGAATGCAGCTCAAACGCAACGAGTTAGTCAGTCAAGACAAACTCCTGCTACGACGCATCCCGCTCATTCCTCGCCATCGTCTCTTCCATCTGGGAGATCCAGTATCCCTTCTCAACCGATGTTGAACGTTGTACAGGGTGTAGTCAATGGGTGGTCTGGACTCGTTGGTGGACAACCGACTTTCCAAACTGCTCTTGTCTCTCAGGCTAATTCTCTCATACGTACACCACCTCCATTAAACATGCACAAT ATATCTGCGTCAAGCAAAACCTATACTACTCATCAGTCAAGAAGTAGAGGGGGTGGTGGCGGAGCAACGGCTCAGTACCCTGGAGTTTATCCAGTTACTACTATGCAAGCCGTTGCTCAGGCCCAACCACCCCCTCTTGTAAGAGCAACGGCGCACACCAGTCAACCTAATCTTGG GGTAACTACGACATATACAACACCTTCCTTGGGTGTTCCTGATGCAGTCACAGCCAGAACGTATCCACAAATGATTGGCTTAAGTGAACAGGTACAAGCCCTTATGCCTGCTCCTACATCAGCATCAACGTTATTAGCACGTCAGCAAAGGCATACACCACCCGTTCACAATACATCCCATGCAAAATATCCACCACCTTTAATACCAGTGAATGGAAGTAGTAATAATTCCAG GGAttcaagaggaagaaaagctttgataaatatatcggAAACGCCTCTGTCTAGTTGCCAAGCGCAACCATATCAAGTCCAAAAGGCATTAATAGAAGACAAAATGGTACCTTGTATCAACTTTAAACCATATATCTACTCTGAATTGTTGATGACACTCCCAGATTTTGTGTCTAATTATTTTCCTGCCTGCGACATTAACAGTTGTAGACAAGTTCTTACGGATGTCTTAAACATAGATTTATACCAAGGGAATAG ACTGCAAATGAAAATGTTGATGGAAGCAGGAAAATGCTCTTCTTTAAACGAAGAATTACCACTAATTCAAGTAGGAAATATTATGAAGTACATGCCTCAGTTTAAGTACATGTTTAACAGAGACGATATGGTGATGCCTGCACCAGCACACTCTTCTGAAGATCACCAACCGAAAAAACGACAACGTACTAGCTAG